Within Synechococcus sp. NB0720_010, the genomic segment CGATAGCTGTGAGGCCCCCAACGGCTTTCGCCTTTGACCTTCTGGAGCAGGGGCGGGTGGGCCTCGACGCCTTCACCCTTCAGCCGCAGGCCCACCACCGCCGGCGCTCCGGCCTGGGCTGCCGCCTCACCATGGCCGGGGCGGTCAGGGAACAAGGTCGCGAAACTGCGGCGCTGCTCATCGAGCTGCAGTTCACGGTGGGATGTCCAGAGCCGCTGGTCGCTATCGCCATGGCAATCCAGCCAGGCGCGGCGCTTGCAGCGCAACCAACTGCGCAAGAGCCGGTCGTTGAGCAGGATCTGAGCTGGCACCCCCTGACGCTAGGTGGCCGCCGCAGGCTGCTAGCACGTGGATGTCGCCCCTACCCTGCTCCGATGGCTTCAGCGCCCCTGCCCCTGGAGGCCAGCCCCATTGCCTTCGGCACCGACGGTTGGCGCGGCATCCTCGGCGTGGACATCACGGTCGAGAGGCTCCTGCCGGTTGCTGCCGCGTCCGCCCGGGAACTGGAGGCCTCAGCACCCGCAGGACTGAACAGCCGCGAGATTGTGATCGGCTATGACCGCCGCTTCCTCGCGCCGGAACTCGCTGAAGCGATCTGCAGCGCGGTGCGCGGCGCCGATTTGGTGCCGGTGTTGGCGGAAGCGCCCATCCCCACTCCAGCCGCCAGCTGGGCCGTGGTGGAACGCCAGGCCCTCGGTGCATTGGTGATCACCGCCAGCCACAACCCCCCGGAATGGCTGGGCCTGAAGATCAAAGGCCCCTTTGGTGGGTCGGTGGAAGGGGACTTCACCAAGCGGGTGGAGCAGCGGCTGCAGGCCGGCGGCATCTCCGTGCCGATCCAAGGCGAGACCCTGCGCTTTGACGCCATGGGGACCTACCTCGCGGGCCTCAAAGCCAAGGTGGACACCGCAGCTCTAAGCGCCGGACTCGAGCGCCTAGGCCTGCAGGTGATCGTCGATCCGATGCATGGCTCCGCGGCCGGTGGACTGAGCCGCCTACTCGAAGGTGCCGCGAAAAGCGATCACCTGCGCGAAATCCGCTCCAACCGCGATCCTCTCTTCGGCGGCAACCCGCCCGAACCCCTGGCCCCCTACCTGCAGCAACTGATCGCAGAGGTGCGGGCCTCGACCCTGGCCGGCCGGCCGGCCGTGGGCATCGTCTTTGACGGTGATGGCGATCGCATTGCCGCGGTGGATGAACACGGACGCTTCTGCAGCACCCAGCTGCTGATGCCCCTGTTCATTGATCACTTGGCCCGGTCCAAGGGGATGAGCGGTTCGGTGGTGAAAACCGTGAGCGGATCTGATCTGATGCAACTGGTGGCCGAAGACCTTGGCCGGCCGGTGCTCGAGAAGGCGGTGGGCTTCAAATACATCGCCGCTGAGATGCTCAGCAGTGACGTGCTGGTGGGCGGCGAGGAATCAGGCGGTGTTGGCTTCGGAAGCCACCTGCCGGAGCGCGATGCCCTCTACGCGGCCTTGCTCTTAATCGAGGCGCTGGTGGAGGGGAGCCAACCCTTGGGCGTTCGCGTCAGTGCCTTGCAGGAGCGCTGCGGCGGTGCCGCGGCCTACGACCGCCTGGACCTACGCCTCAAAGACATGGCCACCCGGCAGCGGCTGGAGGACTTCTTAGCCAGCACCCCGCCAAAGGAGGTCGCCGGATCCCCTGTTCAAGAGGTGATCACCACCGACGGAGTGAAACTGCGCCTCGGCCCCAGCCACTGGCTGATGCTGCGCTTCTCCGGCACCGAACCCCTACTGCGGCTCTATTGCGAAGCCCCGAGCGAGGCGCGTGTCGCTGAAGTTCTCGCCTGGGCCCGCCAACTGGCCGAAGCAATCTGATGACTACTCTGGTGATCGCCAGCGGCAACGCCGGCAAGGTGCGTGAGTTCGCTCAACTCCTGGAGGACCTGGGCCTCGACACCCAAGCCCAGCCCGAGGGAATTGAGGTGGAGGAGACCGGCAACACGTTTGCGGCCAACGCCCGCCTCAAGGCCGAGGCCGTGGCACAAGCGACAGGTCAGTGGGCCCTGGCCGACGATTCCGGCCTCAGCGTCGATGCCCTCGGCGGCGTCCCCGGAGTGCACTCAGCCCGCTACGCCGCCACCGATGCAGCACGCATTGAACGGCTCCTACAGGAGCTGAATGAAGCGGGCGCCATCGACCCGGAGGCCCGTTCCGCACGCTTCACCGCCGCCTTGGCCCTCGCTGACCCCAGTGGTCGAGTGGTCCTTGAAGTGGAAGGTCACTGCCCAGGCCAAATCCTGATGGCATGCCGAGGCGATGGCGGCTTTGGTTACGACCCCGTCTTCTATGTGCCGGAAGTACAGCTCAGCTTTGCGGAGATGCCCAAAGCGCTCAAGGCCGAAGTGGGGCATCGGGGCCGCGCCTTCGCAGCCCTAAAACCCCAACTGCAGGCCCTGCTGGCTCAAGAGAGGCAGTAATCCAACGCCAGGCTTACCGAATTGTGAGGAGCCGGGGCTTCCTCTGGGTTGAAGCTGGCCGAGAGGGCGCGGTTGTAGGGCATCGGCCTTGGCCCATAGCCGCCACGCTGATTAATCCGCAGCAACTGAACCCTGCGCAGCCCAAGGGCATCGGCCGTGGCCTGGGCCTGGCGCTTGCCGTCGGCCAAGGCCTGGCGCATCAACTGAGCCTGCACTGTTTCCGCACTACCGCTCGCAGCCAGTGACGTGAAGCCACGCAGGCTCACCCCAGGCAACGTGCCTGCTGCCTTGATCAGGGCGTCATAGTTCGCCTTGCTGACCTCTCCCGAAACACTGGTGCTGGCCCGCTGCCGCCGAGGTCCAGCGCTGCCGCCGCCAATCGCGTAGGTGCGCGGTGCAGGAATCGTCATCCGCCCACTCACCAGTGGAGTCAAGGCTTTGCGCAGCTGCTCGAGTCGGGCACTCATCTGCGCCATCGCCTCGGCCTTCGTGGCTGCCTCGGCATCGAGGCCGAGGTTGAAGCGAAAACGGTCAAAGGCGGTGGTGCCGCTTTGGCTGACCTGCAGTTGATAAACGGTGCCGCCGCAGCGATCACCGCCCCCGGCCTGGGCGGGTTGGATCAGCGCCAGGGGCGAGAGGGCAGGAACCAGGCAGAAGCCCAGGGCGGCGGATCGAAGGCTGAACATGGCTCAGAGGGCTAATCACTCCTGTCTACGGGCAATCCAAGAGGCAGCAACAACCGGATCAAGCCACACCTGCGACCAAATCCAACTGGCCGCTCAGATCACCCCCAGATCACCCACCGCAGGACGCCATTGCTGCAGGGTCCACTCCACCCCGCCACTGAGCACCATCGGGTCCTGCTGAATCAACGCTTCGGCTTCGCTGTAGTCACCGGCCTGCAGCAGCAACATCCCGCCGCCGCCGGGCTGACCCTCGCCATCCACCAAGTAGCCGCTGCTGAGCACCTGACCTTCGCCACGCAGCTGCTCGATCCAACGACGATGGGCCTCGAGATGGGGCTTCATCTCGACGTAGGACCGCAGGAAGCGCTCGGTTTTGACAAACCAAGGCATCAGGCCTGGGCCCAACTCCCATGCAGGCCGTGGGGCACCGCCAGCGGGAGCTCCAGCACAGCCACCTCCGCCAAGCTGGTTGCATCAAGGATCACCAGATCACTGGCACAGCGGGCGCCGTTCCAGACCAGGCAGAGCACCCAGCCGTCGTCCTCGGCCGTGGCACCGGGGCGGGGCACCATCAATGGCTCGCTGACAAAGCCACGGGGCGCCGCGCTCCAGACCCGGCCCGCTCCGGTGCTGAGATCCAGCTTCTTGATCGCCTGCAGCGGATCATTGCCGCACTCCCGCTCCGCCACGGCCATCCAGCAATAGCGGGCCTCCAGGCCCTGCCGCTCGGGGTTGACCATCGCGAACTCGCAGGTGCGCGATTCGAGTACTTCGGTGCTGACAGCACCGCTCTCGAGATGGATACGGCAACGCACCAGTTGCCCCTCTGGAATCGACTCAAAATCGACCTGGCGGAAGTCCACATCCGGACCGATCGAGGGGAAGTCGTCGTAGTAGATCGAATCCACCACCAGCTCCTCGCCGTCTTCAAAGGCATTGAGGTGGTGGAAGACAAAGCCCTCAGGAGCAGGGATCTGCAGCGGTTTGCCCTCTCCGCTGCGGGGAATCAGCCAAAACTGCCCTTTTTCGCCAGGCTTTGAGCTGAGGCACTGGGCGGCACCCTTCTGGCCGATGACAAAGCCCGTCGGGTTGAAGGCGACGGCGTTCTGCAGGAAGACCGCCCAGTTCGGGGTGATC encodes:
- a CDS encoding phosphoglucomutase/phosphomannomutase family protein, which codes for MASAPLPLEASPIAFGTDGWRGILGVDITVERLLPVAAASARELEASAPAGLNSREIVIGYDRRFLAPELAEAICSAVRGADLVPVLAEAPIPTPAASWAVVERQALGALVITASHNPPEWLGLKIKGPFGGSVEGDFTKRVEQRLQAGGISVPIQGETLRFDAMGTYLAGLKAKVDTAALSAGLERLGLQVIVDPMHGSAAGGLSRLLEGAAKSDHLREIRSNRDPLFGGNPPEPLAPYLQQLIAEVRASTLAGRPAVGIVFDGDGDRIAAVDEHGRFCSTQLLMPLFIDHLARSKGMSGSVVKTVSGSDLMQLVAEDLGRPVLEKAVGFKYIAAEMLSSDVLVGGEESGGVGFGSHLPERDALYAALLLIEALVEGSQPLGVRVSALQERCGGAAAYDRLDLRLKDMATRQRLEDFLASTPPKEVAGSPVQEVITTDGVKLRLGPSHWLMLRFSGTEPLLRLYCEAPSEARVAEVLAWARQLAEAI
- the rdgB gene encoding RdgB/HAM1 family non-canonical purine NTP pyrophosphatase; translation: MTTLVIASGNAGKVREFAQLLEDLGLDTQAQPEGIEVEETGNTFAANARLKAEAVAQATGQWALADDSGLSVDALGGVPGVHSARYAATDAARIERLLQELNEAGAIDPEARSARFTAALALADPSGRVVLEVEGHCPGQILMACRGDGGFGYDPVFYVPEVQLSFAEMPKALKAEVGHRGRAFAALKPQLQALLAQERQ
- a CDS encoding SIMPL domain-containing protein, producing the protein MFSLRSAALGFCLVPALSPLALIQPAQAGGGDRCGGTVYQLQVSQSGTTAFDRFRFNLGLDAEAATKAEAMAQMSARLEQLRKALTPLVSGRMTIPAPRTYAIGGGSAGPRRQRASTSVSGEVSKANYDALIKAAGTLPGVSLRGFTSLAASGSAETVQAQLMRQALADGKRQAQATADALGLRRVQLLRINQRGGYGPRPMPYNRALSASFNPEEAPAPHNSVSLALDYCLS
- a CDS encoding YciI family protein; the protein is MPWFVKTERFLRSYVEMKPHLEAHRRWIEQLRGEGQVLSSGYLVDGEGQPGGGGMLLLQAGDYSEAEALIQQDPMVLSGGVEWTLQQWRPAVGDLGVI
- a CDS encoding carotenoid oxygenase family protein → MTVAPALGYDRSDWASAFRNVGVELDGVALTAARGAIPAELEGTLYRNGPGRLERGGQWVHHPFDGDGMITALRFEGGQVQLRNRFVRTEGFEAEEQADKFLYRGVFGTQKPGGIAANAFDLRLKNIGNTHVVRLGDQLLALWEAAEPHALDPETLETRGLSRLDGLLKPGEAFSAHPRFDPGHHGEPRMVTFGVKAGPRSTIRLMEFSSTGALLADSRHSFKGFAFLHDFAITPNWAVFLQNAVAFNPTGFVIGQKGAAQCLSSKPGEKGQFWLIPRSGEGKPLQIPAPEGFVFHHLNAFEDGEELVVDSIYYDDFPSIGPDVDFRQVDFESIPEGQLVRCRIHLESGAVSTEVLESRTCEFAMVNPERQGLEARYCWMAVAERECGNDPLQAIKKLDLSTGAGRVWSAAPRGFVSEPLMVPRPGATAEDDGWVLCLVWNGARCASDLVILDATSLAEVAVLELPLAVPHGLHGSWAQA